Proteins encoded within one genomic window of Terriglobales bacterium:
- a CDS encoding winged helix-turn-helix domain-containing protein — translation MAPTSPQIFRFGAYEADANTGELRKSGVRLRLQEQPFQVLLMLLERPGDLVTREEIRQRLWPADTFVDFDHSLNTIVNKLRETLGDSPSNPRFVETLARRGYRFLAPVERIPAGAVPATMPAGKAHPRAVSDSEMTQVEPRRVEKTTAAPAAIPQNTAATSLLTQADEVPAVARRYVRVLFFLIQLMYLCFYIAALARLAQIQDLLQRALQHHEWIIVVLIASAAIGIPVRLYLIAAVAFDVRGLTGKFRTLFPVLFPLDELWALSPFLLTPQIGLGLALAASAALIYVPFSERTLLLMGERHATESRM, via the coding sequence ATGGCGCCCACTTCCCCTCAGATCTTCCGCTTCGGAGCGTACGAAGCCGACGCCAATACCGGCGAGCTGCGCAAGTCCGGAGTGCGCTTGCGCCTGCAGGAGCAGCCCTTCCAGGTTCTGCTCATGCTGCTGGAGCGCCCGGGAGATCTGGTCACCCGCGAAGAAATCCGCCAGCGGCTGTGGCCGGCCGATACTTTTGTTGACTTCGACCACAGCCTCAACACCATCGTCAACAAACTGCGCGAGACCCTGGGCGACTCCCCGTCTAATCCGCGTTTTGTCGAGACCCTCGCCCGCCGTGGCTACCGCTTTCTGGCCCCGGTGGAAAGAATCCCGGCAGGCGCTGTGCCCGCGACAATGCCTGCGGGAAAAGCCCACCCACGAGCGGTCTCCGACTCAGAGATGACGCAAGTCGAACCCCGACGCGTCGAAAAGACGACCGCCGCCCCAGCTGCCATTCCGCAAAATACCGCCGCGACTTCGCTTCTGACTCAGGCCGACGAAGTCCCGGCGGTGGCACGCCGCTACGTTCGCGTGCTGTTTTTTCTGATTCAGCTTATGTATCTGTGCTTTTATATTGCCGCGCTGGCCAGACTTGCCCAGATACAGGATTTACTTCAGCGCGCGCTCCAGCACCACGAGTGGATCATTGTGGTCCTGATCGCCTCCGCCGCCATCGGCATTCCCGTCCGCCTGTACCTGATCGCGGCGGTCGCCTTCGATGTGCGCGGCCTCACCGGAAAATTCAGGACCCTATTCCCGGTGCTGTTCCCATTGGACGAGCTCTGGGCGTTGTCGCCATTTCTGTTAACGCCGCAGATCGGGTTGGGATTGGCACTCGCCGCCAGCGCGGCGCTGATCTATGTACCGTTTTCAGAGAGAACGCTGCTGCTGATGGGAGAACGCCACGCGACTGAATCGAGAATGTGA
- a CDS encoding GtrA family protein encodes MSERLPAPRRPSLKRWLKFSMVGVMGVGVQLGVLATLTSFGLHYLVATALAVETAVLHNFIWHQNFTWGDRSASGFSRIFNRLARFNLTTGAISIGGNLALMGLLVGLAGLPVIVGNIATIACCSLANFLVSDRMVFLPSWSQDVDTAAAAEQVEA; translated from the coding sequence ATGAGCGAGCGTTTGCCCGCGCCCCGGCGTCCCAGTTTAAAACGCTGGTTGAAATTCAGCATGGTGGGTGTCATGGGCGTGGGTGTGCAGTTGGGAGTGCTGGCCACGCTGACCTCTTTTGGCCTTCATTACCTTGTAGCCACCGCGCTGGCGGTGGAGACGGCGGTGCTGCACAATTTCATTTGGCACCAGAACTTCACCTGGGGCGACCGCAGCGCCAGCGGATTTTCGCGCATCTTCAACCGCCTGGCGCGATTTAACCTGACCACAGGCGCGATTTCTATTGGAGGAAACCTGGCGCTCATGGGCTTGCTGGTGGGCCTGGCGGGCCTGCCAGTTATCGTCGGCAATATTGCGACCATTGCCTGCTGCTCGCTGGCAAACTTCCTGGTGAGCGATCGCATGGTGTTTCTGCCGTCGTGGTCGCAAGACGTGGACACCGCGGCCGCTGCCGAGCAGGTGGAAGCCTAG
- a CDS encoding CDP-alcohol phosphatidyltransferase family protein codes for MTTQQLLPISSVSAGREPSFAPATRIQESFVASGERKILVWLAERTPDWINSDHLTILGLLGMLLGGLSYAWARWHRYGLLLAVGALAINWLGDSLDGTLARVRNRQRPRYGFYVDHVIDTFSALFLMGGLALSGYVHPAVAIGMLVAYLMLSVEVYLASYTLQSFRLSYAKFGPTEVRILLAIGNVALLYRPVVTVFGERYRLFDIGGVIAIAGMGTMLVVSSILHTKKLYIEERLS; via the coding sequence ATGACGACCCAACAACTCTTACCCATTTCTTCAGTTTCCGCGGGCCGAGAGCCGTCTTTCGCGCCGGCGACACGCATTCAGGAGAGCTTTGTCGCCTCCGGAGAGAGAAAAATACTGGTGTGGCTGGCAGAGCGTACACCAGACTGGATCAATTCCGATCACCTCACAATTCTCGGCTTGCTCGGCATGCTGCTGGGTGGGCTTTCTTACGCCTGGGCGCGTTGGCATCGTTATGGGCTGCTGCTTGCGGTGGGCGCGCTCGCAATAAATTGGTTGGGGGACAGCCTGGATGGCACACTCGCGCGGGTGCGCAATCGGCAGCGGCCGCGTTACGGCTTTTATGTGGACCACGTGATTGATACGTTTTCAGCTCTCTTCCTGATGGGCGGCCTGGCGCTTTCCGGATATGTGCATCCCGCGGTCGCCATAGGAATGCTGGTGGCGTATCTCATGCTGTCCGTCGAGGTGTACCTGGCAAGCTATACGCTGCAGAGCTTTCGGCTGTCGTATGCGAAATTTGGGCCGACTGAGGTACGTATTCTGCTCGCCATCGGCAACGTGGCTCTGCTGTATCGTCCGGTGGTAACGGTTTTCGGCGAGAGGTATCGGCTATTTGATATTGGGGGCGTGATTGCCATTGCGGGGATGGGGACGATGCTGGTAGTCTCATCCATCCTACACACCAAAAAACTCTATATAGAGGAGAGGCTTTCATGA